Sequence from the Deinococcus cellulosilyticus NBRC 106333 = KACC 11606 genome:
AATGAAAGCACCGGATGACCCGTAACACCACGAGAACCATCCAGAAAGGCAGGCATGCAAGCATTCAACCTGATCGTCCTTGTGGGGGCCGTGGCAAAGTACGTGGATGTCCTCACCGATCCTCACGGCCGCCCCATCAGCGAAGTGACCCTGGCAGGAACCCAGCAGATCCCCAACAGCGACGGCAGCACCCGCACCCTCACCTGGTACCACCGCATCTTCTTTCCCGATGCAGACCCCGCCTGGGTGGGCCGCACCTTCGTCAAAGGCCTCGGGGTCAAAGTGCGCGGCTCCATCCACCCTTTCAGGGAGGTCCTCGACGGCAAAACCCGAACCGAACTGGTGGTCAAAGCCACAACAACCTTCGAGGTCGACGCTCCACCTGAAAATTTGCTGCTGGACCGCTACGGCAGCCCTCGCCTCAAAGACGCCGTCAATGTGGTGTGTGTGGTGGGCGCAGTGGCCAAAAAGCCTGAAATCAAAACTGCAGCCAACGGCAACCCCTACTGCTTCTTCCCAGTGCACCTGTTCACCTCTTCCCTTTATGACAGCGAAGGCACCCAGCAAGTCTTCCAGGAATTGCAGGTCGCCTGCTGGGAAGAAACCGCAGAAGTCATGGCAGAATTTGAGTTCGGTGAACGGATCCTGGTGGTCGGCAAATTGGTCCATGACCGGTGGCAAAGTCCTGAAGGTGAACCCCTGAAGACGTCCCGCATCCTGGCGGATGAAGTGAAGAAAGGCGACGACATCGATGCTTTTCTGGATTGGATCCAGAAAGGTGCCCCAGCTGAGCCAGAAGCTGCCCCGGAAGAACAGCAGAACGCTGGTGATGCCACTCCATCCGGCTCATGAAGAATT
This genomic interval carries:
- a CDS encoding single-stranded DNA-binding protein; the encoded protein is MQAFNLIVLVGAVAKYVDVLTDPHGRPISEVTLAGTQQIPNSDGSTRTLTWYHRIFFPDADPAWVGRTFVKGLGVKVRGSIHPFREVLDGKTRTELVVKATTTFEVDAPPENLLLDRYGSPRLKDAVNVVCVVGAVAKKPEIKTAANGNPYCFFPVHLFTSSLYDSEGTQQVFQELQVACWEETAEVMAEFEFGERILVVGKLVHDRWQSPEGEPLKTSRILADEVKKGDDIDAFLDWIQKGAPAEPEAAPEEQQNAGDATPSGS